The Solenopsis invicta isolate M01_SB chromosome 12, UNIL_Sinv_3.0, whole genome shotgun sequence DNA window GATTTTTTCTGCACATGAGCATTTCGCAGCTGCTGGTATTTGCTTTGAGATAATCCAAGTTCAATAAACAACGATAAAGCTTCATTATTAGTGaaaggtatatttttattcgcaGACTCCAAAGATTTTCTGtatttcgaatttattttaaatttctgtatttAGGTTCATccgttgctcggatgtgctcgccggatgtccgggttcgtgtcaaataataacgccgtggtttgctagtggaaacgaaatagtttaaatatattttgctatggtttagtacaaaagaatcataaagtcccgatatcgttatcggataatactgaataGTCCACGAATAGTATTACGGCACTGGAGTGCTTAATTGTGCGGTCGTCGGCtcgcgtgaaactaagagaacggtcacaatgtattcgcggcgtacttaatATATAAACACTTAGAAGAAACGGATTTTAGCAACTCTGGAAACAGACGGACACGtgttatgcgctatgcgctcggaggtagcaatcggggttgctcggttaaacaatcaTCGGTTCCGCggacaagaaaatataattcgcggtgtCACTTAATATTAAAGAACGGACTCGGATAGTTATAGAAACAGACGGACAGGCATTATCCGCCAGGCGCTCAGAAGCAATGATCGGAATtgccgtgaagcggctaacttaacttacggttaaacgggccgtgattggcccgcgcgacggacggtcgcgatcgcggaatAGGCAGTGCGCGGTGCCGCGGacagttccgcgatacgcgagagcggTCGACGGTAGAAacctaagcggtctctccctgcggagtgttgtcaccccgtagggaacaggtttgcggaatgagccgGAGGACGGCGTCGAGCATTCCCGACGACGGtgctggtctcgagaatccccgagaacggaattgcgggacggacggttcctattggtcgagaatacccagccgcggaaacgacgagtattcccgtcgcggacggaggatgggatcggccgagtattcccagccgttaggaccgacgagtatgcccgtcgcgagaaagttagaacgagaatgcccgttcccgaggaagtgcttgagaatgcccaagctaaggagcgtcgagaatacccggcgcaggagcggagtaggtttgagatcggtggctcggagcgatctgatttcggctgcccgatgccggcttatatagcggtaCGCGCGGTCGCAAGTACCAATCAGCGCGTGCggttgggccggccggagtaggaacgcttgccgaacgcggcgcgcggcacgcatggtagcgcgtaatcgcggcaagcttagctgagcgcgtgcacgtgcttGGTCTTaacgcgttgcgttcggcgtttggaccggagtggTGGCGCGGCGGAGGGACGTAACGTTACACCTATAATGTACttttctatgtaatctatcaatttaattattgctttacaactcgatcaataacaattttattaaaaaattacagaaaaacgtttgtatttgtcttattgccatttataatttttataggagcacgaaaatcgattttaatttttaaaaatttttatcatgaggattttttttaaagaaaatgtttaaaaaaggttttgtcaatacacatttattatttacttggcaataaatattttaaggtttaaaagtttttgaaaaaaatatacatttttacgtcgtttaatatttactgctcggtgcattattttataaaatagtttatttattaatattgattagactattatacactacagtaaaaggtttttcaagttaattaaaatattaaatttccaacaaatttttctttagatttcactttttttttcaactctattaataaatatgattatatatattccatcattaattaggtattttacaatgttcattaattatatgtatgtataccctgcctgcaccggacgtaacagagacgtgctgttttaatcacaaagtcgcagaaaatatgatacgtcttgtgcacgtcgctgcgacgtaactaaataatttgaatgtttcaattaattagctgtttgttgaattttcttttgtattataaccttgatagccatgcatgttttgcaaaatcaagcaacttaatgctgagcatgaatttttgactagttgctgtgtatttactgaaaacgtaacgcatagtcctacatattcaacacCACGAGGACAGATttaagacattttatgtcagcagtcTTAGCAGATTTAAAAcaaacggagagcaactgttgtttattctgttgccaacaaaatgacttctatttgtggaaaacattttgctttatcaatcattttcaacaacataaaaGCAacgtaatgataataaaaaaatataataattctgtgcttttgtcgtgtatttgttaaaaacattaaatatattaattattatctcgtaggcaaataaaatgtcgaaaatgatttgtgtgtgtgtgcgcgcgtgtgcgtatgtgattgtgtgtttgcgcgaacgtgtataatgtaataaataaacaggagtaaactaattatttacttggttatcagatcggattgaaatggatttaataagtgagtgctggcgtcacCGTTAGGCGACCACGCCGCgagggattttctcgtgagtcgagtgcggccacaggcgttatatctaggggTCACCGCGGCGGACAtcccagctcatacttccgtaagcttttagaacttgcttgttgtaagctcgagacgaatactcgctcccatttttttcaaacgtgacgtgtgtgtggaacattggtcaacataaaattttatatctttatatgtaaataacgatttgtattgttatttaacctTGTACCACCCTTTCaccaccctgccaaaaatgtgcgataaaaccgatttaaaaaaagtaatccgaatcgatcgagatttctgcaccaaaaatacggtattaagaccgattgaaaataagatcgaaatccagataaatttattaaaacaaaatacattaatgtaaacgtaataaatgtttagtttacaaaaaaagtatttcttgtatctttttcattaaaaagaattaaatttaaattaaatgtttctgttttaataaatttatctggattccgatcttattttcaatcggtcttaataccgtatttttggtgcagaaatctcgatcgattcggattactttttttaaatcggttttatcgcacattaTTGGCAGGGCGGTaacaattcagcagaaagaattaacttatttattttttatatatttgaaaaaaagggtacaaaacatatatttaaccgtttttgACATGctgttgaatttttgctgaaatttatgactcagcacatgttgttggcaactCGCTAtcatgttgctctttatgtatagcgataaaccattgacagcaaatacgcagcatattggcagcaaaacatactgaattcatatgatgtcaaaTCAAAGGCAAATGAAgcacacaccttgttctaaatttgctaaaaactaatgccctttgttttcggcaacattacagcaacaacacagacaggtggctatcggggtaacttatattttaaaatcaaataatattttacattttaaaaatgatgttttttatttaatgtaattaaatttaacaagtaATTGTGAAAACGTTACGTAGAGTGTTCGCGTATCGCCTCGGTCCAGTGATAACCTTCCTGGACGTACTTAAGCGAAAGTACAGAAGGTATCTTAGAGACACGCACTGCAGTTACTGTTAAACGCACTTTATTTCCTTTCAACACAGCGCTCAGGAATCTCCGTGCTTACGGAATACTAAAGCTCGGTACAATATAAGAATCGCACTCGCCGACAGAGTCAAAGCGGATCGCGGTCGCTAGTCGCGTGCTTACCGTGGCACAGTCGTCGAACGAGAGAGAGCCCGTCGACCAAAATTTGAACGAAAAGGTAATCGCGTCTCCCCGTCGCCCCCAGCTCCTCGATCCACCGAGAACGACGACGAGGCCGGGGAAGCAGACAGCGCCGTACGAATACGCCGGAATCGGGCGGCGCTTCAATTCGCTCAAATAACGAACATGCCGCCCGCCTCGTCCGGCTGACGAAATACGAACTGGCTTGACTAAGGTGTAAACCAAAAAATAAATGAACAACTACTCTAGATTATCGATTAATgacgtgaacaaaaaaaaaaaaaaaataatgggaGATCAGATACAACTAAACTAAAGATTAAAGAGCTATTAAAAAACGTCCCCTGCGAAGAGCGCTCGTCAGTGCAACGTAGCGGCAGGTGGCTTGGTCAAGTCCCCCGAGAGGGCGCCGATCCGTGGTGAGTGGAAGAGGACAGATCTTGGTGATCGGCCGTGTCAGCTCGGTCGCCGCCGTGCGGACCGTCGCCACGCGCATGCATCCGTCCGGTCCCGGAAAGACTCGTGTAACCCGAGCCAATGGCCACTTAGCAGGCGGCAGCAGCTCGTCCCTCACCAAGACCATCATGCCCGGCGTGAGGTTGGTCCGCTCTCGGGTCCATTTGGAGCGCTGCTGCAACAGATGCAGATACTCCTCGTGCCACCGCCTCCAAAAGGATTCCTTGATTGCGGAGATCAACCGCCAGCGCGACGTGGGATGAAGATCGAACTCGGGGACCTCCGGTATATTCCCGAGCGCCTCACCCACCAGGAAGTGGCCAGGCGTCAACGCCACTAGATCCGCCGCGTCCGTGCTCAATGGACTTAGCCGCCTTGAATTGAGACAGGCCTCAATCTGACACAACAGTGTCGCCGTCTCCTCATAGGTCAGGGCATGATCCCCGATGACGTGGCGCAGGTGATGCTTGACCGAACGAACTCCCGCTTCCCAGAGTCCCCCAAAGTGAGGAGCCTGAGGCGGAATAAACCTCCATTCGGTCCCGTCGTTGGCCAGCACCTCGCCGGCCTCCTTATAGAATTCAGAGGCGGCCCGAAATCTAGCCCTCAGTTCAGCGTCAGCTCCTCGAAAGTTGGTGGCATTATCGCTAAGCAGCAGGCGACAACGACCCCGACGTGCTGTGAATCGGCGGAACGCCGCAATGAAAGCCGACGCCGACAGGTCCGACACGGCCTCCAGGTGAACCGCTCGGGTGGCTAGACAAACAAAGAGACAGATATAGCCCTTGCTAGAGATGTTTCCTCGTCCCTTGTGAGCCCGGATACGCAGGGGATCGGCGTAGTTGACTCCCGCCGATGCAAAGGGCCTGGAGGGACGCACGCGTTCGGGTGGCAGCTGGCCCATCCCCTGTTGTGCCGTTTCCGCACGGAAACGGGCACAGCGCACGCACTCTCGGGCGATCCTTCGCACTCGAGTGGCCACCCCCACGACCCAGAACCGGCGGAGGAGATAGCTCCGCATGAGTTGAGGGCCCCCATGCAAGGTAGCGGTGTGCGCGTTGCGAAGGACCAGCTCGGTGAGAGGACCCTCCTTTGGAAGAATCAGAGGGTGCTTCTTCGGGAAGGGCAGCTGAGCGGATTGAAGTCTACCGCCCACTCGCAAGGATCCATCCTTGTCCAGGAACGGACTCAAGGCTCGCAGCGACGACCCGGTCGGCAGCGGGCCGCCCGCCGTAAGCGCCTCCAAGTCCCCCGGAAACTCTCTTCTCTGCGCCAGTCTCACCAACCTAGACAGACTAGCCTCCAACTCAGCGCTCGTCAAGAACCCGTCTTGCTTGAGTATGCCTCGGGCGCTCCGATAAAATCTGCAGCAATACGCCACTACGCGTACAAGCCGCGTCAGCGAGAATCTCTCCTCGAGGAGGTCCTCCTTATTTCCTGGAGCGGCTAAATGCACCGCccttctttcctcttcttcttggCGAGTGGCAAGGTCACCCACCGCGGGCCATGCGGCGGGCGGTCCCCGCAGCCACTCAGGACCCCTCCACCACAGGTCCAGTCCAAGGAGCTCCGAGACCGGAATCCCCCTGGTTGCCAGGTCCGCTGGATTGGAAATCGTGGGGACATGCCTCCATCGCTCGCCCGGCACAAGATTTTGCACCTCCGTCACTCGATGCGCTACAAATGGTCGCCAGCGCATTGTGAGCGCAGAGCAGGACTCGCGGATTGTCATAGCGCATCACTAAATCCTGCCACGCCCCATCATAAGCGCCGTCCGTCAAGGGAACGCCTGCG harbors:
- the LOC105207187 gene encoding uncharacterized protein LOC105207187, translated to MTIRESCSALTMRWRPFVAHRVTEVQNLVPGERWRHVPTISNPADLATRGIPVSELLGLDLWWRGPEWLRGPPAAWPAVGDLATRQEEEERRAVHLAAPGNKEDLLEERFSLTRLVRVVAYCCRFYRSARGILKQDGFLTSAELEASLSRLVRLAQRREFPGDLEALTAGGPLPTGSSLRALSPFLDKDGSLRVGGRLQSAQLPFPKKHPLILPKEGPLTELVLRNAHTATLHGGPQLMRSYLLRRFWVVGVATRVRRIARECVRCARFRAETAQQGMGQLPPERVRPSRPFASAGVNYADPLRIRAHKGRGNISSKGYICLFVCLATRAVHLEAVSDLSASAFIAAFRRFTARRGRCRLLLSDNATNFRGADAELRARFRAASEFYKEAGEVLANDGTEWRFIPPQAPHFGGLWEAGVRSVKHHLRHVIGDHALTYEETATLLCQIEACLNSRRLSPLSTDAADLVALTPGHFLVGEALGNIPEVPEFDLHPTSRWRLISAIKESFWRRWHEEYLHLLQQRSKWTRERTNLTPGMMVLVRDELLPPAKWPLARVTRVFPGPDGCMRVATVRTAATELTRPITKICPLPLTTDRRPLGGLDQATCRYVALTSALRRGRFLIAL